From Chryseobacterium shandongense, the proteins below share one genomic window:
- the porK gene encoding T9SS ring complex lipoprotein PorK/GldK codes for MKRIFLLLLSASVASVSCSGGGTSSVGKPGTKGELIPREKTKSFVAERPYGMVAIPAGSFVAGLTDQDFTDSPEKAQAKTVTVSSFFMDEAETTNAEYRVFINYVRDSIARTLLAEAAGEGGEGRGRGQSIGDYAYLAQKEENLTPYQEYLEAQGGGDESTFDPTKKIDWKVPLHWNTSKYPDVEYAEVLESMYLPASSRVGNERILDVSKLKYTYRWGDMDVAMAEKERGVNYLRSESIAIYPDTTVWVKDFHFAYNEPLFEQYFWHKAYKDYPVVGVTWDQARAYCNFRSKLKSDYNESLKRRKQRPLQFRLPTEIEWEYAARGGMQNATYPWGGPYLMDDRGCYLANFKPKRGDYMEDNKKGTYTYTAPVRKFKKNGYGLYDMAGNVSEWTLSAYNNSSYGFSSTLNPSTKDLTDTKKSVRGGSWKDVGYMLMNGTRDWERKDSARSYIGFRTVQDIPEAAVKPRKINR; via the coding sequence ATGAAAAGGATATTTCTTTTATTATTGTCTGCGTCAGTAGCGTCGGTATCTTGTTCAGGTGGTGGTACTTCTTCTGTGGGGAAACCAGGAACAAAAGGAGAGTTGATACCAAGAGAAAAAACAAAATCATTTGTTGCAGAAAGACCATACGGTATGGTTGCAATTCCTGCAGGATCATTTGTTGCGGGGCTAACTGATCAGGATTTTACAGACAGTCCTGAAAAAGCTCAGGCAAAAACAGTTACTGTTTCTTCTTTCTTCATGGATGAAGCAGAAACTACTAATGCTGAGTACAGAGTATTTATCAATTATGTAAGAGATTCTATTGCAAGAACTCTGCTTGCTGAAGCTGCCGGAGAAGGTGGCGAAGGTAGAGGTAGAGGACAAAGCATAGGAGATTATGCATATCTTGCTCAAAAAGAAGAAAATTTAACACCATATCAGGAATATTTAGAAGCTCAGGGAGGCGGAGACGAAAGTACTTTCGATCCTACCAAAAAAATCGACTGGAAAGTTCCATTGCACTGGAATACTTCCAAATATCCGGATGTAGAATATGCAGAGGTTCTTGAATCGATGTATTTACCTGCTTCTTCAAGAGTTGGAAATGAAAGAATCCTTGATGTTAGTAAACTTAAATATACCTACAGATGGGGAGACATGGATGTTGCCATGGCTGAAAAAGAAAGAGGTGTAAACTATCTTAGAAGTGAAAGCATCGCTATTTATCCTGATACAACGGTTTGGGTAAAAGATTTCCATTTTGCTTATAACGAACCATTGTTTGAACAGTATTTCTGGCACAAAGCTTATAAAGATTATCCTGTTGTTGGGGTTACCTGGGATCAGGCAAGAGCTTACTGTAACTTCAGATCTAAATTAAAATCTGATTATAACGAAAGTCTGAAAAGAAGAAAACAAAGACCATTGCAGTTCAGACTTCCAACCGAAATCGAATGGGAATATGCTGCAAGAGGCGGAATGCAAAATGCTACTTACCCTTGGGGAGGTCCGTATTTAATGGACGACAGAGGTTGCTACCTTGCAAACTTCAAGCCTAAGAGAGGAGATTACATGGAAGACAATAAAAAAGGTACTTATACATATACTGCTCCGGTAAGGAAATTTAAGAAAAACGGTTACGGATTATATGATATGGCCGGAAACGTTTCTGAATGGACATTATCTGCTTATAACAACTCTTCGTACGGGTTCTCATCTACTTTAAATCCTTCTACAAAAGATTTAACCGATACTAAAAAGTCTGTAAGAGGTGGTTCTTGGAAAGATGTAGGATACATGTTGATGAATGGTACAAGAGACTGGGAGAGAAAAGATTCAGCAAGAAGCTATATCGGTTTCAGAACCGTACAGGATATTCCTGAAGCTGCTGTTAAGCCAAGAAAAATTAACAGATAA
- the porL gene encoding type IX secretion system motor protein PorL/GldL, with product MFKTKDAWMNFFYSFGAAIVILGAWLKITHINIGPITGNVALTVGLITEAIIFIIFAFDPPKTEESYAWENVYPELLDKHANPNPLHSNVSAKNTIDHFAELENSLSGKLDKMLQDAKLDVQLFERLRTGIDKFSSSVDQINQTVDVSASTHKYNEQLNKAAQHMESMNALYAMQLENGQRQSDFAKKYVEDMKKSAEHSEKFNQELQGLTANLNNLNRVYGGMLTAMKS from the coding sequence ATGTTTAAGACTAAAGATGCTTGGATGAATTTCTTCTATTCATTCGGTGCTGCAATTGTAATTCTTGGAGCTTGGCTTAAAATTACTCACATCAACATTGGGCCTATCACAGGTAACGTTGCTCTTACCGTGGGACTTATTACAGAAGCGATCATCTTCATTATCTTCGCTTTCGACCCGCCAAAAACTGAAGAATCTTATGCTTGGGAAAACGTATATCCGGAATTATTAGATAAACATGCAAATCCAAACCCTCTGCATTCTAATGTGTCAGCTAAAAATACAATTGATCATTTTGCTGAACTTGAAAACTCACTTTCAGGAAAATTAGATAAAATGCTTCAGGATGCTAAATTGGATGTTCAGCTATTTGAAAGATTAAGAACAGGAATCGATAAATTTTCAAGTTCTGTAGACCAGATCAACCAGACAGTAGATGTTTCTGCTTCTACTCATAAATATAATGAGCAATTAAACAAAGCTGCTCAGCACATGGAAAGCATGAACGCTCTTTATGCAATGCAATTGGAAAACGGACAAAGACAGTCTGATTTTGCTAAAAAATATGTGGAAGATATGAAGAAGTCTGCTGAACATTCAGAAAAATTCAATCAAGAATTACAAGGTTTAACAGCTAACTTAAATAACTTAAACAGAGTTTATGGTGGTATGTTGACTGCTATGAAGTCTTAA
- the porM gene encoding type IX secretion system motor protein PorM/GldM, whose translation MAQGKQTPRQKMINLMYLVFIAMMALNIDAEIIRSYYDSTVALKDTRLLTERKNEDIFEKTLEAKAQQVPDTYAQPWQQYLQLKQKINALVQHADQIKDKLKKESEFVDKDPKTGKLVDVSENFSALNNNEATTTYFFKDGDENSASKGAMELKAKIDDVRNYINATFGGNSQLKDLIDRANKSLIAEYPKGQSPNNKTWLQNKFYHQPLIAALSNLEIIQNDARNVQSDALALLLQEKVDASIKFTSYEAIVSAPVDVVAGKPAEAVIMLGNYSNSNKINISGVGRQENGKGYATLNTSGIGPHTLSGNITLTDATGKAQSFPFTHTYNVIAGPQEVKLQKGLLLSADKMNVMYRNLDNPVSGSILGADNAKLSLSAPGATVKSTGPGKWNVKPGAGNILKITLSGTDPYGKTISQVFEYRIKNVPPPQGQIRGKNMLTMPAGSVENQQLQAVIPDFDFPVSFNVTSFMVRVPGRASMQVQGNSLQGAAGMFRNLRPGDGVYIFDIKATATGLGTTIIPNISPVLINVQ comes from the coding sequence ATGGCACAAGGAAAACAGACACCTCGTCAGAAGATGATCAACCTGATGTATTTGGTGTTCATCGCGATGATGGCTCTAAATATTGATGCGGAAATCATTAGATCATATTATGACTCTACCGTTGCTTTAAAAGATACCCGTTTATTAACAGAAAGAAAAAACGAGGATATCTTCGAAAAAACGTTAGAGGCCAAAGCTCAGCAGGTACCGGATACCTATGCTCAGCCATGGCAGCAATATCTGCAGCTGAAGCAGAAAATTAATGCGCTGGTACAGCATGCAGATCAAATCAAAGACAAGCTTAAAAAAGAATCTGAGTTTGTAGATAAAGATCCGAAAACAGGAAAGTTAGTTGATGTGAGTGAAAACTTTTCAGCACTAAACAACAACGAAGCAACTACCACCTATTTCTTTAAAGATGGAGATGAAAATTCTGCATCCAAAGGAGCGATGGAATTGAAAGCAAAAATTGATGATGTTAGAAACTACATCAATGCTACTTTCGGAGGAAATTCTCAGTTAAAAGATTTAATTGACCGAGCTAATAAATCATTAATCGCTGAATATCCTAAAGGACAGTCGCCCAACAATAAAACATGGTTACAGAACAAATTCTATCACCAGCCTCTTATTGCGGCGTTATCTAACCTTGAGATTATTCAGAATGATGCAAGAAACGTACAGTCTGATGCGTTAGCATTATTATTACAGGAAAAAGTAGATGCAAGCATCAAGTTTACAAGCTATGAAGCAATTGTTTCTGCTCCTGTAGATGTTGTTGCGGGTAAGCCGGCTGAAGCTGTAATAATGTTAGGTAACTATTCTAACAGTAACAAAATTAACATTTCCGGAGTTGGAAGACAGGAAAATGGTAAAGGATATGCTACGTTAAATACAAGCGGAATCGGGCCACACACATTAAGTGGTAATATTACTTTAACGGATGCTACCGGTAAAGCACAAAGCTTCCCTTTCACGCATACGTATAATGTGATCGCTGGTCCTCAGGAAGTTAAACTTCAGAAAGGATTATTGCTTTCAGCGGATAAAATGAATGTAATGTATAGAAACCTAGATAACCCTGTTTCAGGTTCCATATTAGGTGCAGACAATGCAAAACTTTCATTATCTGCTCCAGGAGCTACTGTTAAAAGTACTGGTCCTGGTAAATGGAATGTAAAACCGGGTGCTGGAAATATTCTTAAAATTACATTATCAGGAACTGATCCGTACGGAAAAACAATTTCGCAGGTATTTGAGTATAGAATCAAAAATGTGCCTCCGCCACAAGGACAGATCAGAGGGAAGAATATGTTAACGATGCCTGCGGGTTCAGTTGAAAATCAGCAGCTTCAAGCAGTTATTCCTGACTTTGACTTCCCGGTATCATTTAATGTAACTTCATTTATGGTAAGAGTACCTGGTAGAGCATCGATGCAGGTTCAAGGGAATTCTCTACAAGGTGCGGCAGGAATGTTTAGAAATTTAAGACCTGGTGACGGCGTATATATCTTTGATATTAAAGCTACAGCTACCGGATTGGGAACTACTATTATTCCAAATATTTCACCTGTATTAATTAATGTTCAATAA
- the porN gene encoding type IX secretion system ring subunit PorN/GldN, whose translation MKKYISSFLVLVSGFAFSQTILNASSPEEFRKMRAENKMKVGDTIVDKTVKPLEYGFVDEKDILKSMFVWEVIDMNDKINQPFYYNNPDGLLSSETKSLYKLLLDGALNGDIQEVYDDENFVQRLTPEQIKSRLVDVRVDDEAINILNSGRQLTEQEKKELTDIYETTTEKVKVLKVFGMWFIDKRDGQLKYRPLGIAAMGPDPKLIGRTTPDGQPLPGADELIDLFWVYYPNAREILANNYVYNRKNTSADLSFDDLINARRFSSVIFKSSTGLGDGVIKDYIPRDADEQMEESDRIKAQILQMENDMWNY comes from the coding sequence ATGAAAAAATATATTAGCAGTTTTTTAGTATTAGTTTCGGGATTTGCATTTTCCCAGACTATCCTGAATGCTTCTTCTCCAGAAGAATTCAGAAAAATGAGAGCTGAGAACAAAATGAAAGTTGGAGATACTATCGTCGACAAAACAGTAAAGCCTCTGGAATATGGGTTCGTTGATGAAAAGGACATCCTTAAAAGCATGTTTGTTTGGGAGGTTATTGATATGAATGACAAGATCAATCAACCTTTCTATTATAACAATCCGGATGGATTATTATCTTCAGAAACAAAATCTTTATACAAACTTTTATTGGATGGTGCTTTGAACGGCGATATCCAGGAGGTTTATGATGATGAGAATTTCGTACAAAGACTTACTCCTGAACAAATCAAATCCAGACTTGTAGATGTGAGAGTTGATGATGAAGCTATTAACATTTTAAATAGTGGACGTCAATTAACAGAACAGGAAAAAAAGGAATTAACGGATATCTATGAAACAACTACTGAGAAAGTTAAGGTTTTAAAAGTCTTCGGAATGTGGTTTATTGATAAAAGAGATGGGCAGTTGAAGTACAGACCTCTTGGTATTGCAGCAATGGGACCAGATCCAAAATTGATAGGTAGAACTACTCCGGATGGACAGCCTTTACCTGGAGCTGATGAATTGATAGATCTTTTCTGGGTATATTATCCTAATGCTAGAGAGATTTTGGCCAATAACTATGTTTATAACAGAAAAAATACCTCTGCAGATCTTTCTTTCGATGATTTAATTAATGCGAGAAGATTTTCTTCTGTAATCTTCAAATCTTCAACAGGGCTTGGTGACGGAGTTATCAAAGACTATATCCCAAGAGACGCTGATGAGCAGATGGAAGAAAGCGACAGAATCAAGGCGCAAATCCTGCAAATGGAAAATGATATGTGGAATTACTAA
- a CDS encoding NAD(P)/FAD-dependent oxidoreductase: MENVDYIIVGDGYASLFFAHQLIKNNKSFVVFSEEKKGASRVSAGIINPVVLKKFTTFWKAQEQIDFLKQTLNEIEKYTGKNYLIDAPIHRIFHDENEQQLWLKKASSEELVNFLDRNFTHLNGVKNDFNSGKVNQSARLDVNGFFTGLFEYFKKREHFINKKFVYSDLNPSDHTYQNFTYKHILFCEGIGVKKNPFFSDISVVPNKGHHIKVKLKHALTDDITIKKKHFLFPIDEDMYFYGGTYDREQLHDEIDTSAVEQLTNGLREFYFNDFTIEEVNFGFRPTVKDRRPIIGRHSQYQDMYVFNGLGARGILNGCYFSKSLYDHIENNIPLHEEISLQRFHTK, from the coding sequence ATGGAAAATGTAGACTATATTATTGTGGGAGATGGTTACGCATCGCTTTTCTTTGCTCATCAGCTGATAAAAAATAATAAATCATTCGTTGTTTTTTCGGAAGAGAAAAAAGGGGCGTCCAGAGTTTCCGCAGGTATTATCAATCCTGTTGTATTGAAGAAGTTCACCACGTTTTGGAAAGCTCAGGAACAAATTGATTTTTTAAAACAGACTTTAAATGAAATTGAAAAGTATACTGGGAAGAATTACTTAATCGATGCACCGATTCACCGAATTTTTCATGATGAGAATGAACAGCAGCTTTGGCTAAAAAAAGCATCAAGTGAAGAGCTGGTTAATTTTTTAGACAGAAATTTCACTCATTTAAATGGTGTAAAAAACGATTTTAATTCAGGAAAGGTGAATCAGTCTGCCAGACTCGATGTTAATGGATTTTTCACCGGTTTATTCGAATATTTCAAAAAACGGGAGCATTTTATTAATAAAAAATTTGTGTATTCCGATTTGAATCCTTCTGATCATACCTATCAAAACTTTACATATAAACACATCTTATTTTGCGAGGGAATAGGAGTGAAGAAAAATCCTTTCTTTTCTGATATTTCTGTTGTTCCCAACAAAGGTCATCATATTAAAGTTAAGCTCAAGCATGCTCTAACGGACGATATTACCATTAAGAAAAAGCATTTCCTTTTTCCGATTGATGAAGATATGTACTTTTATGGCGGAACTTATGATAGGGAACAACTGCATGATGAAATAGATACTTCTGCAGTAGAGCAGCTGACGAACGGCTTGAGAGAGTTTTATTTTAATGATTTCACTATCGAAGAAGTAAATTTTGGATTCAGGCCAACTGTGAAAGACCGGAGACCAATTATTGGAAGACATTCTCAATATCAAGATATGTATGTTTTTAACGGCCTTGGCGCAAGAGGAATACTCAACGGTTGTTATTTTTCCAAAAGTTTATATGACCATATTGAAAATAATATTCCGCTTCACGAAGAAATTTCACTACAAAGATTCCATACCAAATAA
- a CDS encoding SemiSWEET transporter, producing MDENILGIIAGILTSVSMIPQLVKVLKEKNAEDLSWTMILVLISGLSLWVWYGFIKDELPIILSNAFAVIVNIILLICCMIYKKSK from the coding sequence ATGGATGAAAATATCCTGGGCATTATTGCGGGAATTCTAACGTCAGTATCTATGATTCCGCAATTAGTAAAAGTTTTGAAAGAAAAAAATGCAGAAGATCTTTCCTGGACGATGATTTTGGTTCTTATTTCCGGACTCTCTCTTTGGGTGTGGTACGGATTTATTAAAGATGAACTTCCAATTATACTATCCAATGCTTTTGCAGTTATTGTCAATATTATTCTGCTTATCTGCTGTATGATCTACAAAAAGAGTAAATAA
- a CDS encoding efflux RND transporter periplasmic adaptor subunit — translation MIKRVVASIALSSLLLLSCNKKKEEKEEAAVYPVTSPVVMDTVIDKEYVAQIRSVKNIEVRAQEKGFLEKIFVDEGQFVHQGQTLFRIMPKLYQAELLKAQAEVAQATIELKNASTLANNNIVSKNERAMAKAKLDAANAEAKLAQIHLSFTDIKAPFSGIIDRIPLKLGSLVDEGDLLTSLSDNNDIYAYFNVSEPEYLNYQRNVASRGNDMVDLVMANGDVFPQKGQVQTIEGEFDSETGNIAFRAKFPNPDKLLRNGETGKVRMTLPVRNALIIPQKATYEIQDQKYVFVVDKNGVARSKNIKVAYELPDVYVVASGLSIGDRILLEGVQKVKDDQKVQVKQQDPKKVLQSLKLKAE, via the coding sequence ATGATCAAAAGAGTTGTCGCAAGCATCGCGCTAAGTAGTCTTTTGCTGTTAAGCTGTAACAAGAAAAAAGAAGAAAAAGAAGAAGCTGCTGTTTATCCTGTAACCTCACCTGTAGTAATGGATACGGTGATAGACAAGGAATATGTAGCTCAGATCCGATCTGTAAAGAACATTGAAGTTCGTGCACAGGAAAAAGGTTTCCTTGAAAAGATCTTTGTAGACGAAGGACAATTTGTTCATCAAGGGCAGACCTTATTTAGAATTATGCCGAAATTGTATCAGGCAGAATTGCTGAAAGCTCAGGCAGAAGTTGCTCAGGCTACAATTGAACTGAAAAATGCAAGTACATTGGCCAATAATAACATTGTTTCCAAAAATGAGCGAGCGATGGCAAAAGCAAAGCTTGATGCAGCCAATGCAGAAGCAAAACTGGCCCAGATTCATCTGTCTTTTACAGATATTAAAGCTCCGTTCTCAGGAATTATCGACAGAATTCCTTTGAAATTGGGAAGTCTTGTAGATGAAGGCGATTTATTAACTTCCCTTTCCGATAACAACGATATTTACGCGTACTTCAACGTTTCGGAGCCGGAATATCTGAACTATCAGAGAAATGTAGCTTCAAGAGGAAACGATATGGTGGATCTGGTGATGGCAAATGGAGATGTCTTTCCACAGAAAGGACAGGTTCAGACCATTGAAGGAGAGTTCGACAGTGAGACAGGAAATATCGCTTTCAGAGCTAAATTCCCGAATCCGGATAAACTTCTGAGAAACGGAGAAACCGGAAAAGTACGAATGACGTTACCAGTGAGAAACGCATTGATCATCCCGCAAAAAGCTACTTATGAAATCCAGGATCAGAAATATGTTTTCGTGGTGGATAAAAATGGAGTGGCAAGATCTAAAAATATAAAAGTTGCTTACGAACTTCCTGATGTATACGTTGTGGCTTCAGGACTTTCAATAGGAGACAGAATCTTACTGGAAGGCGTTCAGAAAGTAAAGGATGATCAGAAAGTTCAGGTTAAACAACAGGATCCGAAAAAAGTTCTTCAGTCATTAAAATTAAAAGCAGAGTAG